The Actinopolyspora erythraea genome has a segment encoding these proteins:
- a CDS encoding nucleoside deaminase: protein MQEAIRLATDSVARGGGPFGAVIGRGEEIVATGTNMVTTNLDPTAHAEVTAIRNACLALNSFKLDGCVLITSCEPCPMCMASALWARVDRIGYAADRDDAAVAGFDDRAFYELFTDPDAVWPTPVRRIEAGNRTEPFDAWRNKADRVEY, encoded by the coding sequence ATGCAGGAAGCGATCCGACTGGCCACCGACAGCGTGGCCAGGGGCGGCGGCCCCTTCGGAGCCGTGATCGGCAGGGGCGAGGAGATCGTGGCCACCGGCACGAACATGGTGACCACCAACCTCGACCCCACCGCCCATGCCGAGGTGACCGCCATCCGCAACGCCTGCCTGGCCCTGAACAGCTTCAAGCTGGACGGCTGCGTGCTCATCACCTCCTGCGAACCGTGTCCGATGTGCATGGCTTCCGCGCTGTGGGCCCGGGTGGACCGGATCGGCTACGCGGCCGACCGGGACGACGCGGCGGTCGCGGGTTTCGACGACCGGGCCTTCTACGAACTGTTCACCGATCCCGACGCGGTGTGGCCGACACCGGTGCGGCGTATCGAAGCGGGTAACCGCACCGAACCCTTCGACGCTTGGCGGAACAAGGCCGACCGCGTCGAGTACTGA